A genome region from Anastrepha ludens isolate Willacy chromosome 3, idAnaLude1.1, whole genome shotgun sequence includes the following:
- the LOC128857516 gene encoding tyrosine-protein phosphatase 10D, with protein sequence MLGAQSVICADLAISIPNNQGLDNVYYRIDYSPPHGEPAPNTTIPSREIGEEIQFSHALPGTKYNFWLYYTNFTHPDILSWTVTITTAPDPPSNLSVQVRSGKNAIISWSPPTQGNYTSFRIKVLGLSGASSSYNRTFVVNNTFQHSVKELTPGATYQVQAYTVYDGKESVAYTSRNFTTSRRTRHKELLDIKILREPNTPGKFIVWFRNETTLLVLWQPPYPAGIYTHYKVSIEPPDALESVLYVEKEGEPPGPAQAAFKGLVPGRAYNISVQTMSEDEISPPTTAQYRTVPLRPLNVTFDKDYITSNSFRVLWEAPKGISEFDKYQVSLAASRRQSTVSRTNDPIAYFDFRDITEPGKTFNVIVKTVSGKVTSWPAAGDVTLRPLPVHNLRSFNDDKTNTMRITWEPDPSSTQDEYRIAYHELETFNGDTSTFTTDRTSTILESLLPGRNYSLSVEAVSKKMESNETTIFVVTRPSSPIIEDLKSIRTGLNISWKSDVNSKQEKYEVLYSRNGTSEVRTIDTKESRLVITNLHAGAGYEVKVFAVSHGLRSEPHAYFQAVFPNPPRNMSIETVRSNSVLVHWAPPENSDFTEYSMRYRTEAKEQWVNLPSVRSTEADITEMIKGEKYTIQVNTVSFGVESPNAQEVVYTVPPNEVSNIVPWVDARNITLEWPKPEGRVESYIVKWWPSEIPNKAQTKTVPENKSDESSSVRVLISDIMPGIKYNFDIQTTSYGIFSRSTHFSARTMPLIQSEVVVVNDRQEDERDTITLSYTPTPQSSSKFDIYRFSLGDPEIKDKEKLANDTDRKVTFTGLIPGRLYNITVWTVSGGVSSQPIQRQDRLFPEPITQLHATNITDTEISLKWDIPKGEYNDFDVQYLTADNILAQNITVRNEITITDLRPHRNYTFTVVVRSGTESSVLRSSSPLSASFSTNEAVPGRVERFHPIDVQPSEIVFEWLLPSSEANGVIRQFSITYMNVNNVTEMRTHQFESTETTGAIRNLKPGETYIFKIQAKTSVGYGPEREYKQTMPILAPPRPATQVVPTEVYRSSQTIQIRFRKNYFSDQNGPVRWYTIIVAEDDTKNASGLEMPSWHDVQSYSVWLPYQAIDPYYPFENRSVEDFTIGTENCDNRKIGYCNGPLKSGTTYKVKVRAFTAPDKFTDTAYSFPIQTDQDNTSLIVAITVPLTIIFVLLITLFVFKRRRNSCRKATKDSRANDNMSLPDSVIEQNRPVLIKNFAEHYRLMSADSDFRFSEEFEELKHIGRDQPCTFADLPCNRPKNRFTNILPYDHSRFKLQPVDDDEGSDYINANYVPGHNSPREFIVTQGPLHSTRDDFWRMCWESNSRAIVMLTRCFEKGREKCDQYWPNDTVPVFYGDIKVQILNDSHYADWVMTEFMLCRGSEQRIMRHFHFTTWPDFGVPNPPQTLVRFVRAFRDRIGTDQRPIVVHCSAGVGRSGTFITLDRILQQIKTSDFVDIFGIVYAMRKERVWMVQTEQQYICIHQCLLAVLEGKENIVGPAREIHDNEGYEEQQQQLDENGEVIATIEAHELQPEEAEEIDNENAAIIYDDQQPLTGFGGAAHGASMASSFSTAAHVYPETISADR encoded by the exons ATGTTAGGTGCGCAA AGTGTAATTTGTGCCGACTTAGCCATAAGCATACCCAATAATCAAGGGCTGGACAATGTTTATTATCGCATCGACTACAGTCCGCCACATGGCGAACCAGCGCCAAACACCACAATACCGTCGCGTGAGATTGGCGAGGAGATTCAATTCTCCCACGCGCTACCTGGCACTAAGTACAATTTCTGGTTGTACTACACAAATTTCACGCATCCCGATATTCTGTCGTGGACAGTGACAATTACCACAG CGCCCGATCCTCCCTCGAATCTGTCCGTACAAGTGCGCAGCGGCAAAAATGCAATCATTTCATGGTCACCACCCACACAAGGCAACTACACATCCTTTCGCATCAAAGTGCTCGGCCTTTCGGGGGCCTCCAGCTCATATAATCGCACATTCGTAGTGAATAATACATTCCAACATAGCGTCAAAGAGTTGACGCCCGGCGCCACATATCAGGTGCAAGCCTACACCGTCTACGATGGCAAGGAATCGGTGGCGTATACCAGTCGAAATTTCACAACAA GTAGAAGGACGCGGCATAAAGAATTGCTGGATATAAAAATTCTGCGAG AGCCCAATACACCCGGTAAATTCATTGTATGGTTCCGCAATGAGACCACATTGCTCGTGCTTTGGCAACCACCATATCCAGCTGGCATTTATACCCACTACAAAGTATCCATCGAACCGCCGGATGCATTAGAAAGTGTGTTGTATGTGGAGAAGGAAGGCGAACCGCCCGGTCCCGCACAAGCGGCCTTTAAAGGGCTCGTACCCGGCCGCGCTTACAACATATCCGTGCAAACCATGTCAGAAGATGAAATATCCCCACCGACTACCGCACAATATCGCACTGTCCCATTGCGACCGCTGAACGTCACATTCGATAAGGATTACATAACATCGAATTCATTTCGAGTATTGTGGGAAGCGCCAAAAGGCATATCAGAGTTCGACAAGTACCAAGTCTCATTAGCAGCATCGCGTAGGCAATCAACTGTGTCGCGAACCAATGATCCGATTGCCTACTTCGACTTTCGTGACATCACCGAACCGGGTAAAACATTTAATGTGATTGTGAAAACCGTTTCGGGGAAAGTGACATCGTGGCCTGCGGCTGGCGATGTAACGCTACGTCCATTGCCAGTGCACAATTTGCGCTCATTCAATGATGACAAAACGAATACGATGCGCATCACATGGGAACCGGATCCCTCGAGTACGCAGGATGAGTATCGCATAGC CTACCACGAGTTGGAGACTTTCAATGGCGACACCAGCACTTTTACCACCGACCGAACAAGCACTATTTTGGAAAGTCTGCTACCAGGTCGCAACTATTCGCTTTCTGTGGAGGCAGTCTCAAAGAAAATGGAGTCGAATGAAACCACAATTTTCGTTGTAACACGTCCATCATCACCCATAATTGAGGATCTAAAGAGCATACGGACAGGTCTAAATATAAGCTGGAAGAGTGATGTGAACTCCAAACAGGAGAAATATGAAGTGCTTTATTCGCGCAACGGCACCTCCGAAGTGCGCACCATAGATACAAAGGAGTCACGTCTAGTCATAACCAACTTGCATGCCGGCGCTGGATATGAGGTGAAAGTTTTTGCCGTCAGTCATGGTTTGAGAAGTGAGCCGCATGCATATTTCCAAGCAGTGT TTCCCAATCCGCCACGCAATATGTCCATCGAGACAGTGCGCAGCAATTCGGTACTGGTGCATTGGGCACCTCCCGAAAATAGCGACTTCACAGAATACTCGATGCGTTATCGCACTGAGGCCAAAGAACAGTGGGTAAATTTGCCTAGCGTACGTTCCACAGAAGCAGACATTACCGAGATGATCAAGGGCGAGAAGTACACCATACAAGTGAACACAGTGAGCTTCGGCGTAGAGAGTCCCAATGCACAAGAAGTGGTTTATACTGTGCCACCTAATGAGGTATCGAATATCGTACCTTGGGTGGACGCACGCAACATCACTTTGGAATGGCCTAAGCCCGAAGGACGCGTAGAGTCGTATATAGTTAAATGGTGGCCCTCAGAGATTCCCAACAAGGCGCAAACTAAAACTGTACCCGAGAATAAGTCAG ATGAGTCTTCCTCCGTGCGAGTTTTGATAAGCGATATTATGCCTGGCATAAAGTACAATTTCGATATACAAACCACTTCCTATGGTATCTTCTCACGCTCCACACACTTTTCCGCGCGCACCATGCCGCTAATTCAGTCCGAAGTGGTTGTTGTTAATGATAGGCAAGAGGATGAGCGCGATACCATCACTCTATCCTACACGCCCACACCACAGTCATCTTCGAAATTCGATATCTACCGTTTCTCACTCGGTGATCCCGAGATAAAAGATAAGGAAAAGCTCGCTAACGACACAGATCGCAAAGTCACGTTCACTGGCTTGATACCCGGACGTCTTTATAACATCACTGTCTGGACAGTGAGTGGTGGTGTGTCTAGTCAGCCTATACAACGTCAAGATCGTCTCTTTCCTGAACCCATTACCCAGTTGCATGCCACCAACATCACTGATACTGAAATCTCGCTTAAGTGGGACATTCCAAAGGGTGAATATAACGATTTCGATGTGCAATACTTAACCGCCGACAACATTCTCGCACAAAATATCACCGTCCGCAATGAAATTACCATCACGGATCTTCGTCCACATCGCAATTACACATTCACAGTTGTCGTGCGTTCGGGCACTGAATCTTCAGTGTTGCGCAGCAGTTCACCACTCTCGGCAAGCTTTAGCACAAATGAAGCAGTGCCTGGTCGTGTTGAACGTTTCCATCCGATAGATGTCCAACCCAGTGAAATTGTTTTCGAATGGTTGCTGCCGTCGAGTGAAGCTAACGGTGTTATTCGTCAGTTCTCCATCACCTACATGAATGTGAACAATGTCACTGAAATGCGAACACATCAATTCGAATCAACTGAGACAACAGGCGCTATACGAAATTTGAAGCCGGGcgaaacatatatttttaagatacaaGCGAAAACATCTGTTGGTTATGGACCGGAGCGCGAGTATAAGCAGACAATGCCAATTTTGGCGCCTCCACGTCCAGCGACACAGGTTGTGCCCACCGAGGTGTATCGCAGCTCACAGACAATACAGATACGCTTCCGTAAGAACTATTTCTCCGATCAAAATGGACCG GTTCGTTGGTACACAATCATTGTCGCCGAGGATGACACCAAAAATGCTTCGGGCCTAGAGATGCCCAGTTGGCATGATGTGCAATCGTATAGTGTATGGCTGCCGTATCAAGCAATCGACCCATATTATCCATTTGAAAATCGCTCCGTAGAGGACTTTACTATTGGCACAGAAAATTGCGATAATCGTAAAATAGGCTACTGTAATGGACCGCTAAAATCTGGCACCACGTACAAGGTGAAAGTGAGAGCATTCACAGCACCCGACAAATTTACCGACACCGCCTACAGTTTCCCGATACAAACAG ATCAAGACAACACTTCGCTGATCGTCGCCATCACCGTGCCACTaaccattatttttgtgttacTCATTACTTTGTTTGTATTTAAACGTCGTCGCAACAGTTGCCGCAAAGCAACCAAAGACTCTCGTGCCAACGACAACATGTCGCTGCCAGACAGCGTAATCGAACAAAACCGTCCCGTGTTGATAAAGAATTTCGCGGAACACTATCGTCTGATGTCGGCCGATTCGGATTTCCGTTTTAGTGAGGAATTTGAAGAACTAAAGCATATCGGACGCGATCAGCCATGCACATTCGCTGATCTACCATGCAATCGTCCCAAAAATCGTTTCACCAACATTTTACCTTACGATCACTCGCGCTTCAAGCTGCAGCCAGTCGACGATGATGAGGGCTCCGACTATATTAATGCAAACTATGTGCCAGGCCATAATTCGCCGCGTGAATTTATTGTCACACAAGGCCCATTGCATTCGACACGTGACGATTTCTGGCGCATGTGTTGGGAGAGTAATTCGCGTGCCATTGTGATGTTGACTCGCTGTTTTGAGAAAGGACGTGAGAAGTGCGATCAGTATTGGCCAAACGATACGGTGCCCGTCTTTTATGGTGATATCAAAGTGCAAATATTGAATGACAGTCACTATGCTGATTGGGTAATGACCGAATTTATGCTGTGCAGG ggCAGTGAGCAGCGCATCATGCGTCACTTCCATTTTACCACATGGCCGGACTTCGGTGTTCCAAATCCACCACAAACTCTGGTGCGTTTCGTGCGTGCTTTCCGCGATCGTATCGGCACCGATCAACGCCCAATAGTGGTGCATTGTAGTGCTGGTGTGGGTCGTTCGGGCACATTCATCACACTCGATCGCATTCTACAGCAGATAAAGACGTCAGATTTTGTCGACATTTTCGGCATAGTCTATGCCATGCGTAAAG AACGTGTTTGGATGGTGCAAACGGAACAGCAGTACATCTGCATTCATCAGTGTTTGTTGGCTGTGCTTGAAGGTAAGGAGAACATTGTTGGACCTGCGCGGGAAATTCATGACAATGAAGGCTACGAAG aacaacaacaacagctggaCGAGAATGGTGAAGTGATTGCTACTATTGAAGCACACGAACTGCAACCGGAGGAGGCTGAAGAAATAGATAATGAGAACGCAGCCATTATTTACGATGATCAGCAGCCATTGACTGGATTTGGTGGCGCAGCGCATGGTGCTTCGATGGCCTCATCGTTCAGCACAGCCGCACATGTGTATCCCGAAACCATTTCTGCGGACAGATGA